From the Ignavibacteriales bacterium genome, one window contains:
- a CDS encoding RluA family pseudouridine synthase, producing MSPQEPSGTNTEEREQLRIVVPPGEHRKRLDVYLTHRVENATRNKVQQAIEAGMVLVNGKIVKSSYLLNPNDVIDITFPRPPRMDAEPEDIPLDIVFEDASLLIVNKPAGMVTHPAYNNYSGTLVNALLHHCNHLSTLNTEMRPGIVHRLDKDTTGLMVVAKSDAVHAFLAKQFAKRTIDREYWAIVWGRFKSPKGTIDANLGRSKRDRKKVAVTEDGKSAITEYEVLKEFEFLTLVRLHLMTGRTHQIRVHLAHINHPVFGDPTYGGRTNTWNGLEGKKAHAAANLLKLIPRQALHAKTIGFIHPATKEFVKFDSELPADMQLILEHI from the coding sequence ATGTCCCCTCAGGAGCCCTCTGGTACGAATACAGAGGAGCGCGAGCAACTCCGCATCGTCGTTCCTCCCGGTGAACACCGCAAACGTCTCGATGTCTATCTTACACATCGTGTAGAGAATGCCACGCGCAATAAAGTTCAGCAAGCCATCGAAGCTGGAATGGTGCTGGTGAACGGCAAGATTGTCAAGTCGAGTTACCTGCTCAATCCGAATGACGTTATTGATATTACGTTTCCGCGCCCGCCGCGCATGGATGCGGAGCCGGAAGATATTCCGCTCGATATTGTTTTTGAAGATGCGTCCCTGTTGATTGTGAATAAACCGGCAGGCATGGTCACTCATCCCGCATACAACAATTATTCCGGCACGCTCGTGAACGCACTCCTGCATCATTGCAATCATCTTTCTACACTTAACACCGAGATGCGCCCCGGCATTGTGCACCGGTTAGATAAGGATACAACGGGACTTATGGTGGTGGCGAAAAGCGATGCGGTGCATGCATTTCTTGCAAAACAATTTGCCAAGCGTACCATCGACCGGGAGTACTGGGCAATAGTCTGGGGCAGATTCAAATCGCCAAAAGGAACGATCGATGCAAATCTTGGCCGGAGCAAGCGCGATCGGAAAAAAGTAGCGGTTACAGAAGATGGAAAATCTGCAATTACGGAATATGAAGTACTAAAAGAATTCGAGTTTCTTACACTCGTTCGACTGCATCTCATGACCGGCCGCACGCATCAAATTCGCGTGCATTTGGCGCACATTAATCATCCGGTATTTGGCGATCCTACGTATGGCGGACGAACCAATACGTGGAATGGACTGGAAGGGAAGAAAGCGCATGCCGCTGCAAATCTTCTGAAGCTCATCCCGCGACAGGCACTGCATGCAAAGACGATCGGTTTTATTCATCCTGCAACAAAAGAATTTGTGAAGTTTGATTCCGAATTACCGGCAGATATGCAATTGATTTTAGAGCATATCTAA
- a CDS encoding DUF5686 family protein, with protein MTRPHTIALWILILIGVSTALSQQSFVIHGKVVDAVENEPLPSATIRIAGSMLGTITNREGDFRFALRDSLVTLVVSYVGHTSDTVIITDRGAHRLLIRLQPNAIQVAEMVVTGEDPAYQIIRYAIESKKKWMKRLTSYEGKAFNRLVIRAQDSIAAITESYSTLYWRSDDSLREIVTQQKQTGNLPKSMQAVRVGHIINFNDDEITMGGFQFTGPTAPDAFDLYDYKLRSTRRMDDFEVYEIEVIPKSRINPLFKGMIEIAERTYAVIEADLEPNEAYGPPFIYFLKSHYKQSFRFFNSSVWLPVHYRFEANMELRIMGIKFPPIGVERDVVIYDYRVNPELPDSIRTISKTAVDSSAKKIDSTFWATHDVLPLTMEQDSAYHKLDSTQTLEKQFAPSGAMMSFMNAMTTGVLSYLDLTFNRVEAWHLGFSKTADSLTSDLGVRGGVAYGTADERWKWHAGATLSFGDTVSRTTAFGAAAITMSNRRWSISLDMYDQLEEFPLVLMKDRFFNIFNGLFAHADAYDYYRAHGVKTTVTYLPADCWRFSLAELSENQQSLAKHTEYSFFNRSEMYPDNPSIIDGRMNSFTLNARYATTEMPGITRNSFSASTVVEYSDPSLRSDYSFTQFHLKLRSKISTMNYNLLFPPSLTVIVNAGTTAGQLPPQRYFSLASNVLFVGEQGTLRGVESREYYGDRYALASIEYNFRRAPFALTGIKALYESKLEFIVIGSVARSWLTDEALRTPQFPVKDTDGWYYEAGIGVSNIFDFFRLDLSYRFTQPGKVILTLLLSDFVSGFGQ; from the coding sequence ATGACACGACCGCATACAATCGCTCTGTGGATCCTTATACTTATCGGTGTAAGTACAGCGCTCTCGCAGCAATCATTTGTTATCCACGGCAAAGTAGTGGACGCTGTCGAGAACGAACCGCTTCCTTCGGCGACCATCAGAATTGCCGGATCGATGCTGGGAACTATTACAAATAGAGAAGGAGATTTTCGGTTTGCCTTGCGTGATTCTCTTGTCACTCTGGTTGTAAGTTATGTCGGCCATACATCGGATACAGTGATCATAACCGATCGAGGTGCTCACAGATTGTTGATCCGTTTACAGCCCAATGCCATTCAGGTTGCAGAAATGGTAGTGACAGGTGAAGATCCTGCATATCAAATTATTCGCTATGCTATTGAAAGCAAAAAAAAATGGATGAAGCGGTTGACATCCTACGAAGGCAAGGCATTCAACCGGCTAGTCATTCGTGCGCAGGATTCCATCGCTGCCATCACAGAATCATATTCGACGCTCTACTGGCGAAGCGATGATTCCCTCCGCGAAATTGTTACACAGCAGAAGCAAACAGGTAATCTGCCGAAGTCGATGCAGGCGGTTCGTGTCGGCCATATCATCAACTTTAATGATGATGAAATTACGATGGGCGGCTTTCAGTTTACAGGCCCGACTGCACCGGACGCATTCGATCTCTATGACTACAAGCTGCGCTCCACGAGAAGAATGGATGATTTCGAAGTATACGAGATAGAAGTTATTCCGAAGTCACGTATCAATCCTTTATTCAAAGGGATGATTGAAATTGCAGAACGCACCTATGCGGTCATCGAAGCCGATCTTGAACCCAATGAAGCGTACGGGCCGCCGTTTATATATTTTTTGAAATCCCATTATAAACAATCGTTCCGATTTTTCAATAGTTCTGTCTGGCTTCCTGTGCATTACCGATTCGAAGCAAATATGGAATTACGTATTATGGGGATTAAATTTCCGCCCATCGGTGTTGAGCGGGACGTGGTCATCTACGATTATCGGGTGAATCCAGAACTCCCCGATAGTATTCGCACCATAAGCAAAACAGCAGTCGACTCTTCTGCGAAGAAAATTGATTCCACGTTTTGGGCAACACATGATGTGCTGCCATTGACAATGGAACAGGACAGCGCCTATCATAAACTCGACAGCACACAGACGCTGGAAAAACAATTTGCCCCATCCGGGGCGATGATGAGTTTTATGAATGCGATGACTACCGGTGTATTGAGTTACCTCGATCTGACATTCAATCGTGTGGAAGCATGGCACCTGGGATTTTCAAAAACGGCAGATTCATTAACGAGCGACTTGGGTGTCCGTGGTGGAGTGGCGTACGGCACAGCCGATGAGAGATGGAAATGGCATGCAGGGGCGACACTTTCGTTCGGTGATACAGTGAGCCGCACTACGGCTTTCGGCGCCGCAGCAATAACGATGTCCAACCGGAGATGGTCGATATCGTTGGATATGTATGACCAGTTGGAAGAATTTCCTCTGGTGTTGATGAAAGATCGGTTCTTCAATATCTTCAATGGTTTGTTCGCACATGCAGACGCGTACGATTATTATCGTGCCCACGGCGTGAAGACAACAGTGACCTATTTGCCGGCAGATTGCTGGCGTTTTTCCCTGGCAGAGCTTTCAGAGAATCAACAATCGCTTGCCAAGCATACCGAGTATTCATTCTTCAATCGTTCCGAGATGTACCCGGATAATCCTTCTATCATTGATGGGAGAATGAATAGCTTCACATTGAATGCAAGATACGCAACGACTGAAATGCCGGGCATCACACGGAATTCATTCAGTGCATCGACTGTAGTGGAATACTCAGATCCATCTCTGAGAAGTGATTATTCGTTTACGCAATTTCACCTGAAACTTCGCAGTAAAATATCCACGATGAATTATAACCTGTTATTCCCGCCATCGCTCACAGTTATCGTCAATGCAGGAACAACAGCAGGACAGCTTCCACCGCAGAGATATTTCTCGCTTGCCTCCAACGTGTTATTCGTAGGAGAGCAAGGGACATTGCGCGGGGTAGAGTCGCGTGAATACTATGGAGACCGTTATGCCCTGGCTTCCATTGAATATAATTTCCGACGGGCGCCGTTTGCGCTTACCGGAATTAAAGCACTCTATGAATCGAAACTTGAATTTATTGTGATAGGATCTGTGGCGCGGTCATGGTTGACGGACGAGGCACTTCGAACACCGCAATTTCCTGTGA
- a CDS encoding TraR/DksA C4-type zinc finger protein, whose product MAKKKVVKKSITKKTTKRVSTKAAKKTTAKKMKTKAVAQKVPSKKGYGKADLERFKKIILDKRKEILEELESLKSTMMDVTTGQYEIENSTYSLHMEQGTDAMEREKTFLFASREGKFLNYLDDALQRIAHGTYGFCSECGNLIDKERLEAVPHAHQCVKCKMKKGGN is encoded by the coding sequence ATGGCCAAGAAAAAAGTTGTGAAGAAATCAATAACAAAAAAAACGACGAAACGCGTTTCGACAAAAGCCGCTAAAAAAACCACAGCAAAGAAAATGAAAACGAAAGCCGTGGCTCAGAAAGTGCCATCCAAGAAGGGGTATGGCAAAGCGGACCTTGAGCGGTTTAAGAAAATTATTTTGGATAAACGGAAAGAAATTCTCGAGGAACTTGAGTCGTTGAAATCCACAATGATGGATGTAACAACCGGGCAGTACGAGATTGAAAATTCGACCTACTCGCTTCACATGGAACAGGGTACGGACGCGATGGAGCGGGAAAAGACATTTCTTTTTGCTTCACGCGAAGGCAAGTTTCTTAATTATTTAGATGACGCCCTGCAGCGTATCGCGCATGGAACATACGGATTCTGTTCTGAATGTGGTAATCTCATTGACAAGGAACGCCTCGAGGCAGTGCCGCATGCGCATCAGTGCGTTAAGTGCAAAATGAAAAAAGGCGGTAACTAA
- a CDS encoding signal peptidase II: MRVLYVTLCIVIVDQITKLVVKGFTLPIFDYYHQGMQLGQTIPVIGDFLRLTFVENPGMAFGIEIGGRLFLTLFSFAASIGIFYYIYHLRKESFIVRLTLAMILGGAIGNLIDRIFYGVMFGEGPLFYGKVVDFIDMDFFHIDFLAIHMNRFAIFNIADASVSTGIVLMLLFYRKFSKIEEPAATAIDAEQNSADQNPSISNMNEPKNDVQSSSVNPS; encoded by the coding sequence TTGCGTGTCTTGTATGTAACTCTCTGTATTGTTATTGTTGATCAAATAACCAAGTTGGTGGTGAAAGGATTTACTCTTCCGATCTTCGACTACTATCACCAGGGAATGCAGCTTGGACAAACTATTCCGGTCATCGGTGATTTTCTTCGGCTCACGTTTGTCGAAAATCCAGGTATGGCATTCGGCATTGAAATCGGCGGTCGATTATTCCTTACGCTTTTCTCGTTCGCTGCAAGCATCGGTATCTTCTACTACATCTATCATTTGCGCAAGGAATCGTTCATTGTTCGTTTAACGTTGGCAATGATCCTTGGCGGAGCGATTGGTAACCTCATCGACCGAATATTTTACGGTGTTATGTTCGGCGAAGGGCCGCTGTTCTACGGCAAAGTTGTAGATTTCATCGATATGGATTTTTTTCACATCGACTTTCTTGCAATCCATATGAACCGTTTTGCTATTTTCAACATTGCCGATGCTTCAGTCTCTACCGGTATTGTATTGATGCTGCTGTTTTATCGGAAGTTTTCTAAAATAGAAGAACCGGCAGCAACAGCGATTGATGCAGAACAAAATTCTGCCGATCAAAATCCTTCGATCAGCAATATGAATGAACCTAAGAACGATGTCCAGAGTTCTTCGGTGAATCCATCATAA